A genomic region of Pseudorca crassidens isolate mPseCra1 chromosome 10, mPseCra1.hap1, whole genome shotgun sequence contains the following coding sequences:
- the UQCC2 gene encoding ubiquinol-cytochrome c reductase complex assembly factor 2 — MAASRYRRFLRLCEEWPVDETKRGRDLGAYLRQRVAQAFREGENTQVSEPEACDQMYESLARLHANYYKHKYPRPRDTSFSGLSLEEYKLILSTDTLEEFKEMNKGMWKKLQEKFAPRDPEEKHKAWARALTRPHT; from the exons ATGGCGGCTAGCCGCTACAGGCGTTTTCTTAGACTCTGTGAGGAATGGCCAGTGGACGAGACCAAAAGAGGCCGGGACTTGGGCGCTTATCTGCGGCAGCGGGTAGCGCAGGCCTTTCGGGAGGGAGAGAACACCCAG GTTTCAGAGCCTGAGGCCTGTGATCAGATGTACGAGAGCTTAGCACGGCTCCATGCAAACTACTACAAACACAAG TACCCTCGCCCCAGAGACACAAGCTTCAGTGGTCTGTCCCTGGAAGAATACAAACTGATCCTGTCCACAG ATACCTTGGAAGAGTTTAAGGAGATGAATAAAGGCATGTGGAAGAAACTGCAGGAGAAGTTTGCCCCCAGGGATCCCGAGGAGAAGCATAAGGCCTGGGCTCGGGCCTTAACACGCCCACATACCTAA